Below is a genomic region from Pseudomonadota bacterium.
TTGTTTTTACGGAGAGTTGCCGAGGCGTTTTTGAGATCCGTAAAGCTTAATCCCATGTCCTTGGCGATTATCTTGACGTTGTCAACAGCCGGCGAACCGGAGAGACCGACGCCGATCTTGTGGCAGAAAAAATTGGCAAGCATGACAACCATCGCTTCGATTTTGAATTCCGCAGAGCATTTCGAAGGAACATGATGATAGCGGCAGGGAAGCAAAAGATTATCCGGAAAATTCCATTCCGTCATAAGATGCCCGGCAAGGGCCGCATGATCAATACCAAAATGTTCCTCTTCAACGGCATACAGGGGCTTTCCCTGGTCAATTGCCGATTGAAGCGCTTTGGCATATTCTTGCGGCATATAAATGGCAAAAACAATTTTCCCGATGTCGTGCATCAGGCCGTTTAAAAATAGATGCTCACTGGCCCCGAGACGGGCGAGTCTTGCAATTTCAACAGCTGCAAAGGCGCAACATATCGAATGCAGCCATAAATTTTTCATTTTGAGAATCTTTTCAACGTCCTTGAGATCGAACGACGAAAAAACTCCCATGCCAAGGGTAAGACTGGTCACTTCATTGAAGCCGACCACGGTGATTGCGCGGGTAATCGTATCTACCTGTTTTGCCTGCCCGTAAAGTGCGGAGTTGGCAAGCCGGAGTATCTTATTGGT
It encodes:
- a CDS encoding HDOD domain-containing protein, whose amino-acid sequence is MENILDLIKSKQKQLPTLPVVAHNILKVANDENSSSKDLAEIIQNDPAITNKILRLANSALYGQAKQVDTITRAITVVGFNEVTSLTLGMGVFSSFDLKDVEKILKMKNLWLHSICCAFAAVEIARLARLGASEHLFLNGLMHDIGKIVFAIYMPQEYAKALQSAIDQGKPLYAVEEEHFGIDHAALAGHLMTEWNFPDNLLLPCRYHHVPSKCSAEFKIEAMVVMLANFFCHKIGVGLSGSPAVDNVKIIAKDMGLSFTDLKNASATLRKNKGKIEEFLTFMQ